One segment of Solanum lycopersicum chromosome 1, SLM_r2.1 DNA contains the following:
- the LOC101257893 gene encoding uncharacterized protein — MFEKSANFGWVIRSNSPKIRWWFKILAMILFFGILIVWEIDSSGKFSPDFKFTNVIEYYSFWLNTYQNQVHAPDFSLEMVTNLSNKEQTSSTRVFRWISAELEANYSSSLVKKLLAPGGELCRGSRAVDVIIPALDGRENVELSTGDIHEFVFHALYDSGKPRCSGGDYFETDIAGETWKSRPPVKDFGNGTYLFSLQVHPDFSGDYNLTIILLFRHYEGLRFWPERFAFDKVLRVIPIKFSKSLVELPEISQCNKSDLVRDVWSGRWTRHVKNDSCLISNDGRYRCQKPNFPCQKPWCDGPLGSLESNGWVYSTHCSFKMFSSEEAWNCLKDRWIFWWGDSNHCDTVRNIVNFILDVNDVKEVHRRSDLNISNPKNPSQIVRFTSIYNGHPNATQNNQGLNSLTDANYRELLTGYFSGHVVPDTIIMNSGLHDGLHWSNIKQFIEAVDYAASFWAEVLDGVRQRGLRPPGVIYRTTIATGGFARTLGFNPSKMEAYNGVVLDKFKAYGLVDHVIDDFDMTYPWHYDNRCNDGMHYGRFPVKRKWMDGQIGHQYFVDVMLGHVLLNALCAR, encoded by the coding sequence ATGTTTGAGAAATCTGCAAATTTTGGTTGGGTTATAAGGTCAAATAGCCCCAAGATTCGATGGTGGTTTAAGATATTGGCGatgattcttttttttggaATCTTGATTGTGTGGGAGATTGATAGTTCAGGTAAGTTTAGTCCAGATTTCAAATTTACCAATGTTATCGAGTATTACAGTTTTTGGTTAAATACTTACCAGAATCAAGTTCATGCCCCTGATTTCAGTCTTGAGATGGTGACAAATTTGTCGAATAAGGAACAAACTTCAAGTACAAGAGTTTTTAGGTGGATTTCAGCTGAATTAGAAGCAAACTATTCATCGAGTCTTGTTAAGAAGTTGTTGGCACCTGGTGGTGAGCTGTGTAGAGGATCAAGAGCTGTGGATGTAATAATCCCTGCTTTGGATGGTCGCGAGAACGTTGAGTTATCAACTGGGGATATTCATGAATTTGTATTCCATGCATTGTATGATTCTGGGAAACCTCGTTGTTCGGGTGGTGATTATTTTGAAACTGATATTGCTGGTGAAACATGGAAGTCCAGACCTCCTGTTAAAGATTTTGGCAATGGTACTTATCTGTTTTCGCTACAAGTCCACCCTGATTTTTCAGGGGATTACAATCTTACAATCATCTTACTATTTCGACATTATGAAGGGTTGAGGTTTTGGCCTGAAAGATTTGCATTTGACAAGGTTTTACGCGTGATCCCAATCAAATTCTCCAAGTCTCTTGTTGAATTACCTGAAATATCTCAATGTAACAAGTCAGATCTTGTTAGAGATGTGTGGTCTGGTCGATGGACTCGTCATGTCAAGAATGACAGCTGCCTAATTAGCAATGATGGACGTTATAGATGTCAAAAACCAAATTTTCCTTGCCAAAAACCATGGTGTGATGGTCCATTGGGGTCCTTAGAGAGCAATGGTTGGGTATATTCGACACATTGTTCATTCAAAATGTTCTCAAGTGAAGAAGCATGGAATTGTTTGAAAGATCGTTGGATTTTCTGGTGGGGTGATTCGAATCATTGTGATACGGTGAGAAACATTGTTAATTTCATTTTAGATGTGAATGATGTAAAGGAGGTTCACAGAAGAAGTGATTTGAACATCAGCAACCCGAAGAATCCATCACAAATAGTTCGATTTACTAGTATTTATAACGGGCATCCTAATGCAACACAGAATAATCAAGGGTTGAATTCGTTAACAGATGCAAACTACAGAGAACTTTTGACAGGGTACTTCTCGGGGCATGTTGTTCCAGACACTATAATCATGAATTCGGGCTTACATGATGGACTGCATTGGTCTAATATTAAGCAATTCATTGAAGCTGTTGACTATGCTGCATCGTTCTGGGCTGAGGTACTTGATGGGGTACGACAGAGAGGGTTGAGACCCCCCGGAGTCATATACAGGACCACAATAGCCACAGGTGGATTTGCTAGAACATTAGGATTCAATCCAAGTAAAATGGAGGCCTACAATGGGGTAGTGTTGGATAAGTTTAAGGCATATGGTTTGGTTGATCATGTTATTGATGACTTCGACATGACTTATCCGTGGCACTATGACAACAGATGCAATGACGGGATGCATTATGGTCGTTTTCCTGTCAAGCGGAAGTGGATGGATGGTCAGATTGGTCACCAATACTTTGTGGACGTTATGCTCGGTCATGTGCTGCTCAACGCGTTATGTGCAAGATAG
- the LOC101257299 gene encoding uncharacterized protein has translation MESGGNFSLVSLVKCFNGCKDQAQVSSFGTRIWNFSDKSIELQIRVGSILKKVHTLKPGSSKRLNSKKIYKAYMPSNNYYKGGVKSLLYYYDESCHPYIWINDTGCDFSRMVKQQYISLEDLRDCSELRIFRDHQRGCISVRKKPRTELC, from the coding sequence ATGGAGAGTGGTGGTAATTTTAGCCTTGTGTCTTTAGTGAAATGCTTCAATGGGTGCAAAGATCAAGCTCAAGTCTCTAGCTTTGGGACAAGGATTTGGAATTTTAGTGATAAATCAATTGAATTGCAAATAAGGGTTGGTTCAATCTTGAAGAAAGTTCATACATTGAAGCCAGGATCATCAAAGAGGTTAAATTCCAAGAAAATTTACAAGGCTTATATGCctagtaataattattataaaggTGGAGTTAAGagtttactttattattatgatgaatcTTGCCACCCTTATATTTGGATTAATGATACTGGTTGTGATTTTTCAAGAATGGTGAAACAACAATACATAAGTCTTGAAGATTTGAGGGATTGTTCTGAGCTAAGGATATTTAGAGATCATCAAAGAGGTTGCATTTCTGTTAGGAAGAAACCAAGAACAGAACTTTGTTGA
- the LOC101257596 gene encoding uncharacterized protein, with amino-acid sequence MAFHWSSLFKFTFLLLLLAAIATACFTLPVEKILKDFLQWIEQDLGPWGPLVLAVAYIPLTVLAVPASILTLGGGYLFGLPVGFVADSIGATIGAAAAFLLGRTIGRSFVISKLKDYPQFRAVAIAIRRSGFKIVLLLRLVPLLPFNMLNYLLSVTPVSIWEYMLASWLGMMPITFALVYVGTTLKDLSDVTHGWGEFSKTRWAMIILGFLVSVFLIICVTRVAKAALEKALAENEDIDDILSIPELPTVADSAARLDQPLIIKIDSAQDNHEK; translated from the exons ATGGCTTTTCATTGGTCTTCTCTTTTCAAATTcacttttcttcttctccttctcgcTGCAATTGCCACCGCTTGTTTCACTCTCCCGGTTGAAAAG ATACTGAAAGATTTCTTGCAATGGATTGAGCAAGATCTTGGTCCTTGGGGTCCCCTTGTACT GGCTGTTGCATACATTCCTCTTACAGTATTGGCAGTTCCTGCATCAATTCTTACG CTAGGTGGTGGTTATCTATTTGGCCTCCCTGTGGGGTTTGTTGCTGATTCTATTGGTGCTACCATTGGTGCTGCGGCAGCATTTCTTCTTGGTAGAACA ATTGGGAGGTCATTTGTCATTTCCAAGTTGAAAGACTATCCACAGTTCCGTGCAGTTGCAATTGCAATTCGGAGATCTGGCTTTAAG ATCGTTTTGCTGCTCCGACTCGTTCCTCTGCTTCCGTTTAATATGCTGAACTACCTGTTATCAGTGACACCAGTTTCAATTTGGGAATACATGCTCGCTTCATGGTTGGGAATGATG CCAATAACTTTTGCCCTTGTGTATGTCGGCACAACTTTGAAAGATCTCTCTGATGTTACTCATGGATGGGgtgaattttcaaaaactcgCTGG GCTATGATAATATTGGGGTTTTTGGTGTCTG TGTTTTTGATTATATGTGTGACAAGAGTAGCAAAGGCCGCTTTAGAAAAAGCACTGGCtgaaaatgaagatattgatgACATTTTGTCCATACCAGAGCTACCTACTGTGGCTGATTCAGCTGCACGTCTCGACCAGCCCCTTATAATAAAGATAGATTCTGCTCAAGACAATCATGAAAAATAG